Proteins from one Salaquimonas pukyongi genomic window:
- a CDS encoding O-succinylhomoserine sulfhydrylase, which produces MTDLSNPANWNPATALVHGGTLRSPFGETSEALYLTQGFVYDSAESAEARFKGDEEGFIYSRYANPTVHMFEQRMCVLEGAEDARATASGMAAVASAIGCQVKTGDHIVAAKALFGSCRWVIETLMPAYGIECTLVDGKDLDAWKRAVRPETRVFFLESPTNPTLELCDIAAIADLAHESGAKLVVDNVFATPLQQKPLALGADIVVYSATKHIDGQGRCLGGIVLSDKAWIEESLHDYFRHTGPSLSPFNAWVLLKGLETLPVRVRQQTATAQKLCRYLASHPKVTRAIYPGDASHPQADLANRQMSGGSTLLAFEVEGGKAAAFAFENALRIVRISNNLGDAKSLVTHPATTTHKNLSAEDQIELGISPGLLRLSVGLEHEDDLIADLDQALAATG; this is translated from the coding sequence ATGACTGATCTTTCCAACCCGGCAAACTGGAATCCTGCCACGGCACTGGTCCATGGCGGTACATTGCGCTCGCCCTTCGGTGAGACATCGGAAGCACTCTATCTGACCCAGGGCTTTGTTTATGACAGCGCAGAATCCGCCGAGGCACGGTTCAAGGGGGATGAAGAGGGCTTCATCTATTCGCGATACGCCAACCCAACGGTACACATGTTCGAACAGCGCATGTGTGTGCTTGAAGGTGCCGAAGACGCGCGGGCCACAGCCTCCGGCATGGCAGCGGTTGCAAGCGCCATCGGCTGCCAGGTCAAAACCGGCGACCACATCGTGGCTGCAAAGGCTCTGTTCGGCTCCTGCCGGTGGGTGATCGAAACGCTGATGCCAGCCTATGGCATCGAGTGTACCCTGGTCGATGGCAAGGATCTTGATGCCTGGAAGCGGGCTGTGCGGCCCGAAACCAGGGTATTCTTTCTGGAAAGCCCAACCAACCCAACCCTTGAATTGTGTGATATTGCGGCCATTGCCGACCTGGCCCATGAGAGTGGCGCAAAGCTGGTGGTCGACAATGTCTTTGCAACGCCGCTACAGCAAAAGCCGCTGGCGCTTGGCGCAGACATCGTCGTTTATTCGGCAACCAAACACATCGACGGTCAGGGCCGGTGCCTTGGCGGCATCGTGCTGTCGGACAAGGCGTGGATTGAGGAAAGCCTGCACGACTATTTCCGCCATACCGGCCCCTCTCTGAGCCCATTTAATGCCTGGGTTCTGCTCAAGGGGCTTGAAACGCTGCCTGTGCGGGTGCGTCAGCAAACGGCAACGGCGCAAAAGCTGTGCCGCTATCTTGCTTCGCATCCCAAAGTTACACGGGCAATCTACCCTGGAGATGCCTCCCATCCCCAGGCTGATCTCGCAAACAGGCAGATGAGCGGTGGCTCCACCCTGCTGGCCTTCGAGGTGGAAGGCGGCAAGGCCGCAGCCTTTGCATTCGAGAATGCGCTCAGAATCGTCCGGATTTCCAACAATCTGGGGGATGCAAAAAGCCTGGTGACTCACCCGGCCACCACCACGCACAAGAACCTGAGCGCGGAAGATCAAATAGAATTGGGTATCTCGCCGGGTCTGCTGCGGCTCTCGGTGGGGCTTGAACATGAAGATGATCTGATTGCCGATCTTGATCAGGCCCTTGCCGCAACCGGCTAA
- a CDS encoding 2'-deoxycytidine 5'-triphosphate deaminase: MGGNSEQEAPAGILPDRMIAELFESGALTATRPLDSDQIQPASLDLRLGEKAYRVRASFLPGKTTVAEKLENLKLHEFSLEQGAVLETGCVYIVPLLEGLQLPAKVSASANPKSSTGRLDIFTRVISDHCQGFDQISAGYNGPLYLEISPSTFPVVVRTGSRLSQVRFRTGVSLLTDSELSKLHEEEVLVATSEPNIHNQGIGLSIDLTGDENGLVGYRGKRHTGVVDVDRKAVLEIHDFWEPIYNRGNRDIVLDPNEFYILVSREAVHVPPLYAAEMVPFDPLVGEFRVHYAGFFDPGFGHAAAGGLGARGVLEVRSHEVPFILEHGQIIGRLVYERMLEHPGALYGQDLGSNYQAQGLKLSKHFRSG, translated from the coding sequence ATGGGCGGGAACAGCGAACAAGAAGCACCGGCAGGCATTTTGCCGGACCGGATGATTGCAGAACTGTTTGAAAGCGGTGCACTGACCGCCACCCGTCCGCTCGATAGCGATCAGATACAGCCCGCCAGCCTGGATTTGCGGCTGGGGGAGAAGGCGTACCGTGTTCGCGCCTCCTTCCTTCCCGGCAAGACGACGGTTGCCGAAAAGCTTGAAAACCTGAAACTGCATGAATTCAGTCTCGAACAGGGCGCGGTGTTGGAGACAGGCTGTGTCTATATCGTTCCGCTGCTGGAAGGTTTACAGCTTCCTGCAAAGGTCTCAGCCTCGGCAAACCCCAAAAGTTCCACCGGCCGTCTGGACATTTTCACCCGCGTAATCAGCGACCATTGCCAGGGCTTCGACCAGATTTCGGCGGGTTACAACGGACCGCTATACCTGGAAATCAGTCCGAGCACCTTTCCCGTCGTGGTGCGCACCGGCTCACGCCTTTCCCAGGTTCGTTTCCGCACCGGCGTTTCGCTGCTTACCGACAGCGAATTGTCGAAACTGCATGAAGAGGAAGTGCTCGTCGCCACTTCAGAACCCAACATCCACAATCAGGGAATTGGGCTGTCCATCGATCTGACCGGCGACGAAAATGGACTGGTGGGCTATCGCGGCAAGCGGCATACGGGTGTCGTGGACGTCGACCGCAAGGCCGTGCTCGAGATTCACGATTTCTGGGAGCCAATCTACAATCGCGGAAACCGGGATATCGTGCTGGATCCGAACGAGTTTTATATCCTCGTATCCCGGGAAGCCGTCCACGTGCCGCCGCTATATGCTGCAGAAATGGTTCCCTTCGATCCGCTGGTGGGCGAATTCCGCGTCCATTATGCGGGTTTTTTCGATCCCGGATTCGGCCACGCGGCCGCAGGTGGCCTTGGGGCTCGCGGTGTGTTGGAAGTCAGAAGCCACGAAGTGCCGTTTATTCTGGAGCACGGTCAGATCATTGGCCGGCTGGTCTATGAGCGCATGCTGGAGCACCCCGGCGCCCTGTACGGGCAGGATCTGGGCTCCAATTATCAGGCTCAGGGGTTGAAGCTCTCAAAGCATTTCCGGTCCGGCTGA
- a CDS encoding glycosyltransferase, giving the protein MPPGDYTILVPLNREAGQVKDLIASLDQLFWRPGGKHVYLLLEHDDVETIVAVTAELPKPGFHLMIVPPGGPRTKPRALNYALRHVQGDYLVVYDAEDRPHPAQLLEAATKFMRSSEDVVCLQAPLVVDNAHASWLACIYAMEYDTLFRGILPTLARWRAPIPLGGTSNHFLFDRLLEAGGWDSFNVTEDADLGMRLARHRMLCGTITLPTMEEAPARLLPWLHQRTRWIKGWMQTLLVHLRSPVSTAREMGLRNYALFHVILISLVVSVLVHPVFLVAYVYQMSRLFSGVALSATDIAMAGISNFNLVAGYTTYCLLVMAIELAVVRPRERSGRSVFWILTFPFYWLLISAAGWRALLQLIVKPHIWEKTEHGGSVRTPPRWRSGNLSSGIEE; this is encoded by the coding sequence ATGCCCCCTGGCGACTACACCATTCTCGTGCCGCTTAACAGGGAAGCTGGCCAGGTGAAAGACCTGATCGCTTCGCTCGATCAGCTTTTCTGGCGCCCAGGCGGAAAGCATGTGTACCTGCTTCTTGAGCACGATGACGTGGAGACCATCGTTGCGGTCACCGCCGAATTGCCGAAGCCCGGCTTTCACCTGATGATCGTGCCGCCGGGCGGTCCGAGAACAAAACCGCGGGCGCTGAACTATGCACTGCGGCATGTGCAGGGCGATTACCTTGTCGTCTACGATGCCGAAGACCGGCCCCATCCGGCACAGCTCCTGGAAGCCGCCACGAAGTTCATGCGCTCAAGCGAAGATGTCGTCTGCCTTCAGGCACCGCTGGTTGTCGACAACGCCCATGCATCCTGGCTCGCCTGCATCTACGCCATGGAATACGACACCCTGTTTCGCGGAATTCTGCCGACACTGGCGCGCTGGCGGGCACCCATTCCGCTTGGCGGTACGTCGAACCACTTCCTGTTCGACAGGCTGCTTGAGGCGGGCGGCTGGGACAGTTTCAACGTTACCGAAGATGCCGATCTCGGCATGCGCCTGGCACGCCACCGAATGCTGTGCGGCACGATCACGCTGCCAACGATGGAAGAGGCCCCCGCCCGGTTGCTACCCTGGCTGCATCAACGCACAAGATGGATCAAGGGGTGGATGCAGACCCTGCTTGTGCATCTGCGCTCACCGGTGAGCACGGCGCGGGAAATGGGGCTGAGAAACTATGCCCTGTTTCACGTTATCCTGATATCGCTGGTGGTTTCCGTTCTGGTGCACCCGGTGTTTCTGGTTGCTTATGTCTATCAGATGTCACGGCTCTTTTCCGGCGTAGCGCTGTCGGCAACCGATATCGCAATGGCCGGCATCAGCAATTTCAATCTTGTAGCCGGGTATACCACGTACTGTCTTCTGGTGATGGCCATCGAACTTGCCGTGGTTCGGCCCCGGGAACGGAGCGGGCGTTCAGTTTTCTGGATTTTGACATTTCCGTTTTACTGGCTGCTGATTTCCGCTGCCGGCTGGCGGGCGCTGCTGCAGTTGATCGTGAAACCGCATATCTGGGAAAAAACCGAACACGGCGGAAGCGTGCGCACCCCGCCCCGCTGGCGGAGCGGGAATTTGTCATCCGGCATTGAAGAGTAA
- a CDS encoding transporter substrate-binding domain-containing protein has protein sequence MLKHLWISALAAVMSLSVPSHSPAQSLIIPNFWDSNERFVKPSLTLRPRLRFLTTTDFPPFNFVDRKKRLSGFHVDLAREICRELDVLAKCQIQALPWNELDKAIEEGEGEAVIAGLAVTAASREKYEFSRPYLQIPGRFVTRRGSEIVEPVYESLFRKTVGVVASSGHKAYFERNFASRTTRIFQTRQMAFNALKNGEVDAVFTDAVSASFWLASSGAEDCCEFTGGPYISEEYFGRGLAIAAKKGDTELAEAFNFALKAINDKGKFKELYLRYFPLGLY, from the coding sequence ATGTTGAAACATTTGTGGATTTCCGCACTTGCGGCGGTGATGTCGCTGTCCGTTCCTTCTCACTCGCCGGCGCAATCGCTGATTATTCCCAACTTCTGGGATTCCAACGAGCGCTTCGTAAAACCCTCCCTGACGCTGCGCCCCCGCTTGCGTTTTTTGACCACTACAGACTTTCCGCCTTTCAACTTCGTTGACCGGAAAAAGCGGCTTTCCGGCTTCCATGTCGATCTGGCCCGGGAGATATGCCGTGAACTCGATGTACTGGCCAAATGCCAGATACAGGCCTTGCCCTGGAACGAACTGGACAAGGCAATCGAGGAAGGGGAAGGTGAAGCCGTCATTGCCGGTCTTGCGGTTACCGCGGCCTCCCGCGAAAAGTACGAATTTTCGAGACCCTATCTTCAAATCCCCGGCCGGTTTGTTACCCGGCGCGGCAGCGAAATTGTCGAACCGGTTTATGAGTCCCTATTCCGCAAGACGGTAGGTGTCGTGGCAAGTTCCGGCCACAAGGCATATTTTGAAAGAAATTTTGCCTCACGAACCACCCGCATATTTCAGACCCGGCAGATGGCATTCAACGCCCTCAAGAACGGGGAGGTTGATGCAGTCTTTACTGATGCGGTATCGGCTTCATTCTGGCTGGCGTCTTCCGGTGCAGAAGACTGCTGTGAGTTTACCGGCGGCCCGTATATCTCCGAAGAGTATTTCGGCCGCGGTCTGGCAATCGCGGCAAAGAAAGGGGACACGGAACTCGCCGAAGCCTTCAATTTTGCGCTCAAGGCAATCAACGACAAGGGCAAGTTCAAGGAACTGTACCTGCGGTATTTTCCCCTCGGCCTCTACTGA
- a CDS encoding sterol desaturase family protein: MSEAAVRLAIFAGLFAVLAACEYFVPRRELKPLKARRWFTNWTIVLIDSLLVRLLFKTAAVGGALWATEHNVGLFNMVDVPYWLAFLVSFAVLDFAVWLSHLASHKIPVFWRIHRMHHSDVDIDVSTAIRFHPIEIILSMIWKYAVVVALGAPATSVLVFEIVLNGGAMFNHSNFKLPLWLDRWLRLVIVTPDMHRVHHSTLRRETDSNYGFNLSVWDRMFKTYIDQPEHGHEGMTIGIEEWQDERPAGLVWTLGVPFRSQR; this comes from the coding sequence ATGTCGGAGGCCGCCGTCAGACTGGCGATTTTTGCGGGACTTTTTGCCGTCCTGGCCGCCTGCGAATATTTCGTTCCACGACGCGAACTCAAGCCGCTTAAAGCTCGGCGCTGGTTTACAAACTGGACCATCGTGCTCATCGACTCGCTGCTGGTGAGGCTGTTGTTCAAAACCGCTGCGGTCGGCGGTGCGCTATGGGCCACCGAGCACAATGTCGGCCTGTTCAATATGGTCGACGTGCCTTACTGGCTGGCTTTTCTGGTTTCCTTTGCCGTGCTCGATTTCGCTGTCTGGCTGTCGCACCTTGCTTCGCACAAGATTCCAGTATTCTGGCGCATACACCGGATGCACCATTCGGACGTGGATATTGACGTTTCCACCGCGATCCGTTTTCACCCGATCGAAATCATCCTCTCCATGATCTGGAAATATGCCGTTGTGGTGGCTCTGGGGGCGCCAGCAACTTCCGTGCTGGTCTTTGAAATCGTGCTGAACGGCGGCGCGATGTTCAACCATTCAAATTTCAAGCTACCGCTTTGGCTCGACCGCTGGCTGCGCCTTGTCATCGTGACACCGGACATGCACCGGGTGCATCACTCAACACTGCGCCGGGAGACCGACTCCAATTACGGCTTCAACCTGTCGGTCTGGGACCGCATGTTCAAAACCTATATCGACCAGCCGGAACATGGTCATGAAGGCATGACGATCGGTATAGAAGAATGGCAGGATGAGCGCCCGGCCGGACTGGTTTGGACGCTTGGTGTGCCGTTTCGCAGCCAGCGATAG